One stretch of Dokdonia sp. Hel_I_53 DNA includes these proteins:
- the rny gene encoding ribonuclease Y — translation MEQTSLLIIVGVIALALGFFIAKMLERSNASQIIKRAKKSAQSILKEATSEGESLKKDKILQAKEKFIELKSEHEKVILSRDKKISDAEKRTRDKESSVSSELSRNKKLNQSLEDKIKSYKERLDYVEKKKAEAEKMHKSTVQQLEVISGLSAEDAKHQLVETLKDQAKTDAMAHIQTAMEEAKMTAEQEAKKIIINTIQRIGTEEAVENCVSVFNLESDDVKGRIIGREGRNIRAIEAATGVEIIVDDTPEAIILSCFDSVRREVARLSLHKLVTDGRIHPARIEEVVNKTSKQIEQEIVEVGKRTVIDLGIHGLHPELIKAVGRMKYRSSYGQNLLQHSREVAKLCSVMAAELGVNPKLARRAGLLHDIGKVPDTETETPHAILGMQWAEKYGEKPDVCNAIGAHHDEIEMTSLLSPIVQVCDAISGARPGARRQVLDSYIQRLKDLEDIAFGFQGVKKAYAIQAGRELRVIVESEKVNDDRAGALSFEISQKIQTDMTYPGQVKVTVIRETRAVNIAK, via the coding sequence ATGGAACAGACCTCACTCTTGATCATTGTAGGTGTGATAGCATTAGCACTGGGATTTTTTATAGCAAAGATGCTAGAGCGTAGTAATGCATCTCAAATAATTAAAAGAGCAAAGAAGAGTGCTCAAAGTATTTTAAAAGAAGCAACATCAGAAGGAGAATCTCTTAAAAAGGATAAAATTCTTCAAGCAAAGGAAAAGTTTATTGAATTAAAATCTGAGCATGAAAAAGTAATTCTTAGTCGCGATAAAAAAATATCTGATGCAGAAAAGCGTACTCGTGATAAAGAATCAAGTGTAAGTAGTGAGCTTTCGCGTAATAAAAAACTTAACCAATCTTTGGAGGACAAAATAAAGTCTTATAAAGAAAGATTAGACTATGTAGAAAAGAAAAAAGCAGAAGCCGAAAAAATGCACAAAAGTACAGTGCAACAACTAGAGGTTATTTCTGGTTTATCTGCCGAAGACGCAAAACATCAACTTGTAGAAACACTAAAAGATCAAGCAAAGACTGATGCAATGGCTCATATCCAAACAGCAATGGAGGAAGCTAAAATGACAGCTGAGCAAGAAGCAAAGAAAATCATTATCAACACAATCCAACGCATTGGTACAGAAGAAGCAGTCGAAAACTGTGTATCTGTTTTCAACCTAGAAAGTGATGATGTTAAGGGTCGAATAATAGGACGTGAAGGTCGTAATATTAGAGCGATTGAAGCAGCTACTGGCGTAGAGATTATTGTAGACGACACACCTGAGGCAATTATACTTTCTTGTTTTGACAGTGTTCGCAGAGAGGTAGCTCGATTGTCTTTACACAAACTTGTTACAGATGGACGTATTCACCCAGCCCGTATTGAGGAGGTTGTAAATAAAACCTCAAAACAAATAGAGCAAGAAATAGTAGAAGTAGGGAAGCGTACTGTGATTGACTTAGGTATACATGGATTGCACCCAGAACTTATTAAAGCTGTCGGTCGTATGAAGTATCGATCATCTTATGGTCAAAACTTATTACAACACAGTAGAGAGGTGGCAAAACTTTGTAGTGTTATGGCTGCAGAGCTAGGAGTTAATCCAAAACTAGCACGTCGTGCTGGCCTCCTACACGATATAGGAAAGGTGCCAGATACTGAAACTGAAACTCCACACGCAATTCTTGGAATGCAATGGGCAGAAAAATATGGTGAGAAGCCAGATGTTTGCAATGCCATAGGAGCTCACCACGATGAGATTGAAATGACAAGCTTATTATCTCCTATAGTACAAGTATGTGATGCTATAAGTGGCGCTAGGCCTGGTGCACGTCGTCAGGTATTGGATTCTTACATACAGCGTCTTAAAGATCTTGAAGATATTGCGTTTGGTTTTCAAGGTGTTAAAAAAGCATATGCCATACAAGCTGGTCGTGAATTGCGAGTTATTGTAGAAAGTGAAAAGGTAAATGACGACAGAGCAGGAGCCTTGTCATTTGAGATTTCTCAAAAAATACAAACTGATATGACTTATCCTGGTCAAGTTAAGGTTACTGTTATAAGAGAAACGAGAGCTGTAAATATTGCTAAATAA
- a CDS encoding DUF6095 family protein, whose amino-acid sequence MHTNKEKLLKGIKFMGGTLLLLIAAPIILNSSFKNQDHPYFIPVVTIGIILLFAAIYLGFKGIKTLIGAIFND is encoded by the coding sequence ATGCACACCAATAAAGAAAAATTACTAAAAGGAATTAAATTTATGGGAGGGACATTACTTCTTCTTATCGCCGCACCCATTATTCTCAATTCATCATTTAAAAATCAAGACCATCCTTACTTCATTCCAGTGGTGACAATTGGAATTATCTTGCTATTTGCTGCTATTTACTTAGGATTTAAAGGTATAAAAACATTGATAGGAGCAATTTTTAACGATTAA
- the msrB gene encoding peptide-methionine (R)-S-oxide reductase MsrB produces the protein MSYPIQKSEAQWLEELGPERYRILREKGTERAFTGTYNMHKENGSYHCGACDAKLFESDTKFDSGCGWPSFDESIPGTVEYVRDKTHGMIRTEILCSNCGSHLGHVFDDGPTATGQRYCVNSLSIDFKNTK, from the coding sequence ATGAGTTATCCAATCCAGAAGTCTGAAGCGCAATGGTTAGAAGAACTTGGTCCAGAACGCTATCGCATTCTAAGAGAGAAAGGAACTGAAAGAGCGTTTACAGGAACTTATAATATGCACAAAGAAAACGGCTCTTACCATTGCGGAGCTTGTGATGCAAAGCTATTTGAAAGCGACACCAAATTTGACAGTGGCTGTGGCTGGCCTAGTTTTGATGAATCCATCCCTGGAACTGTAGAATATGTAAGAGATAAAACACACGGAATGATACGCACTGAAATATTGTGTTCCAATTGCGGTTCACACTTAGGTCATGTATTTGACGATGGTCCTACAGCTACTGGGCAAAGATATTGCGTGAATTCACTAAGTATAGATTTTAAAAACACAAAATAA
- the glgB gene encoding 1,4-alpha-glucan branching protein GlgB, whose amino-acid sequence MSTVLAHSLFSEFDINLFKAGKHYRLHDKMGSHLLTLDGVEGTYFAVWAPSARLVSVVGDFNFWKDGEYSLHVRWDESGIWEGFIPNIGHGEVYKYKIHSNHNGVITEKADPFARRAEHPPQTASVVYKFNHTWEDGEWMRKRHKHNHLNAPFSVYEVHLASWRRKEDEGNRSLSYLELATELVSYVKEMNFTHVEFMPVMEYPYSPSWGYQITGYFAPTARFGYPEELMTLIEALHKNDIGVILDWVPSHFPEDAHGLGSFDGTACYEHPNRQKGYHPDWKSLIFNYERNEVRSFLISNALFWLEHYHVDGLRVDAVASMLYLDYSREDGEWEPNRNGGRENLEVITFLKELNQEVYSSFPDVQTIAEESTSFPMVSKPVFSGGLGFGMKWMMGWMHDTLTYFKRDTIHRNHHHNEISFSMTYAFTENFMLPLSHDEVVYEKQSILGRMPGDEWQRFANLRLLYTYMYTHPGTKLLFMGSEFGQGTEWNFEEQLDWYVLKYQFHKGIHRAFKEINKLYVDTPAFYEKQFDSEGFEWIAHDDDENSVLSYIRKDNNTHEVSICVFNMTPTPQSNYRIGIPFEGRFREIFNSDATEYGGTGEYHNRILKISTESWHGKPYSTYIDIPPLAGVVFELIKN is encoded by the coding sequence ATGAGCACGGTTCTAGCACACAGTTTATTTTCAGAATTTGATATAAATCTTTTTAAGGCTGGTAAACATTACCGTTTACATGATAAAATGGGTAGTCATTTGCTTACACTCGATGGGGTGGAGGGAACATATTTTGCTGTATGGGCCCCTAGCGCACGGCTAGTTTCAGTTGTAGGGGATTTTAATTTCTGGAAAGACGGGGAATATTCATTACATGTGAGATGGGATGAAAGTGGCATTTGGGAAGGGTTTATTCCAAACATAGGTCATGGTGAAGTGTACAAATACAAAATTCATTCTAATCACAATGGAGTCATTACAGAAAAAGCAGATCCTTTTGCTCGAAGAGCAGAGCATCCACCACAAACTGCCTCTGTAGTATATAAATTTAATCACACTTGGGAAGATGGTGAGTGGATGAGAAAGCGTCACAAACATAATCACCTCAATGCTCCATTTTCTGTATATGAAGTTCACCTTGCATCTTGGCGTCGTAAAGAAGATGAGGGGAATCGAAGTTTAAGTTATTTAGAACTAGCAACAGAGCTTGTATCTTATGTTAAAGAGATGAATTTTACACATGTAGAATTTATGCCTGTTATGGAATATCCTTACAGCCCTAGCTGGGGGTATCAAATAACTGGGTACTTTGCCCCAACAGCTCGTTTTGGATATCCAGAAGAGCTCATGACATTAATTGAAGCTTTACACAAGAACGATATAGGTGTAATCTTAGATTGGGTGCCATCTCATTTTCCAGAAGATGCACACGGTTTAGGCAGCTTTGACGGAACAGCGTGCTATGAACACCCAAACAGGCAAAAAGGATATCATCCAGATTGGAAGTCACTTATTTTTAATTATGAACGCAATGAGGTACGAAGTTTTTTAATAAGTAATGCACTTTTCTGGCTTGAGCACTATCACGTTGATGGTTTGAGGGTAGATGCTGTCGCATCCATGTTGTACTTAGATTATAGTAGAGAAGATGGAGAATGGGAGCCAAACAGAAATGGAGGTAGAGAAAATCTTGAGGTCATTACATTTTTAAAAGAGCTCAATCAAGAGGTTTATTCGAGCTTTCCAGATGTACAAACCATTGCAGAGGAGTCTACAAGTTTCCCAATGGTTAGTAAACCTGTTTTTTCTGGCGGATTAGGCTTTGGAATGAAATGGATGATGGGATGGATGCACGATACCCTAACATATTTCAAAAGAGACACCATTCATAGAAACCACCACCATAATGAAATTTCTTTCTCAATGACCTATGCATTTACAGAAAACTTCATGTTACCACTATCGCATGACGAGGTTGTTTATGAAAAGCAATCAATATTAGGTCGTATGCCTGGAGATGAATGGCAACGATTTGCAAACCTACGGTTACTATATACTTATATGTACACACATCCAGGAACAAAGCTCTTATTTATGGGTAGTGAATTTGGTCAGGGTACAGAATGGAATTTTGAAGAACAGTTAGATTGGTATGTACTAAAATATCAATTCCATAAAGGAATCCATCGAGCTTTTAAAGAGATAAATAAGCTATATGTTGATACCCCAGCATTTTATGAAAAGCAATTTGATTCAGAGGGTTTTGAATGGATTGCCCACGATGATGATGAGAATAGTGTGCTAAGCTACATTCGGAAAGATAATAATACCCATGAAGTTTCAATATGCGTATTTAATATGACACCAACCCCTCAATCAAATTATAGAATAGGAATACCATTTGAAGGACGCTTTCGCGAAATTTTTAACAGCGACGCAACAGAATACGGTGGGACGGGTGAATACCATAACAGAATTCTGAAAATTAGTACAGAATCATGGCACGGAAAGCCATATTCTACGTACATAGATATTCCTCCACTTGCGGGTGTAGTTTTCGAACTTATTAAAAATTAA
- a CDS encoding glycogen synthase: protein MNIFHISAECYPVAKVGGLADVLGALPKYQNRIGHKASVIMPYYRTQWVEKSKGSVIFFHHLVMANKTYFSEIIEVENNLGFPLYLVRVNELTDRRKVYGYEDDTLRFMAFQQVALHWLHTFSSQIDIVHCHDHHSGFVPFMMKYCKPFCTLKNIPTILSIHNAQYQGEFSHEMNNIFPEFDKNQAGLLDWQEKINPLAAAIKCAYRVNTVSPSYMEELQEKANGLEGLLRAERAKCAGILNGIDTETWNPKTDAFLVKNYSQHTRLKGRLTNKKALCDEFDLSYEKPLFGFIGRLVWEKGADLLPKIIEESLEKFDINIIVLGSGNHDIEGQLENLKSKYNGRYNAHIGYEERLSHLVYASADFLLMPSRVEPCGLNQLYSLRYGCVPIVHRTGGLKDTVIDIGDGGHGICHDQTSVFDVVYSIGRAFQFYKETDYFKRNQIAMMKIDHSWENAAREYVSLYEEVHT from the coding sequence ATGAACATTTTTCATATAAGTGCCGAATGTTATCCTGTAGCTAAGGTAGGCGGTCTAGCAGATGTTTTAGGAGCGTTACCTAAATATCAAAACCGTATAGGTCACAAAGCAAGTGTGATAATGCCTTATTATCGAACACAGTGGGTTGAAAAATCTAAAGGATCTGTCATTTTTTTCCATCATCTTGTGATGGCAAATAAAACCTATTTTTCTGAAATCATTGAGGTTGAAAACAACTTAGGTTTTCCACTCTATTTAGTACGAGTTAACGAATTAACAGACAGAAGAAAAGTTTACGGTTATGAGGATGATACACTAAGATTTATGGCTTTCCAGCAAGTGGCTTTGCATTGGCTTCATACATTTTCAAGTCAGATTGATATAGTTCACTGTCATGATCATCACTCTGGATTTGTCCCTTTTATGATGAAATATTGTAAGCCTTTTTGTACACTTAAAAATATTCCAACTATACTTTCCATACACAATGCGCAGTACCAAGGAGAGTTTTCTCATGAAATGAATAATATTTTTCCTGAGTTTGATAAAAACCAGGCCGGATTACTTGATTGGCAAGAAAAAATAAACCCCCTAGCCGCAGCAATAAAATGCGCGTATCGGGTAAATACAGTATCTCCATCTTATATGGAAGAGTTACAAGAAAAAGCAAACGGATTAGAAGGTTTGCTAAGAGCGGAGCGAGCTAAATGTGCTGGGATTTTAAACGGTATTGATACAGAAACATGGAATCCAAAAACGGACGCATTCCTTGTAAAGAATTATTCACAGCATACAAGATTAAAAGGTAGACTTACAAATAAGAAAGCACTTTGTGATGAATTTGATTTAAGTTATGAAAAACCACTTTTTGGTTTTATAGGTAGGCTGGTATGGGAAAAAGGAGCTGATTTACTTCCTAAAATTATTGAGGAGTCTTTAGAAAAGTTTGATATAAATATTATAGTTCTAGGTAGTGGTAATCATGACATTGAAGGACAATTAGAAAACCTTAAATCCAAATATAATGGCCGCTATAATGCTCATATAGGTTATGAAGAAAGATTATCACATCTTGTATATGCTAGTGCAGATTTCTTATTAATGCCTAGTAGAGTAGAACCTTGTGGGCTTAATCAACTTTATAGTTTGAGGTATGGCTGTGTTCCAATTGTACACAGAACTGGAGGTTTAAAGGATACAGTAATAGATATAGGAGATGGAGGTCACGGTATCTGTCATGATCAAACCAGTGTTTTTGATGTGGTATACAGTATAGGAAGAGCATTCCAGTTTTATAAAGAAACTGACTATTTCAAACGTAATCAAATCGCAATGATGAAGATAGATCATAGTTGGGAAAATGCTGCTAGAGAATATGTATCTTTATATGAGGAGGTACATACTTAA
- the lpdA gene encoding dihydrolipoyl dehydrogenase — MSKYDVIVLGSGPGGYVTAIRASQLGLKTAVVEKESLGGVCLNWGCIPTKALLKSAQVFEYLKHAEDYGLKVDGADKDFAAVVKRSRGVAEGMSKGVQFLMKKNKIDVINGYGKVKPGKKIDVDGKEYSADHIIIATGARSRELPSLPQDGEKVIGYRQAMTLPEQPKSMIVVGSGAIGVEFASFYNSMGTDVTIVEFMPNVVPVEDEDVSKQFERSLKKAGIKIMTSSSVEKVEKTDNGVKATVKTKKGEETLEADIVLSAVGIKTNIENIGLEDVGIVTDRDKIIVNDFYQTNMPGYYAIGDVTKGPALAHVASAEGITCVEKIAGINVEKIDYSNIPGCTYATPEIASVGMTEKQAKEAGYELKIGKFPFSASGKASAAGTKDGFVKVIFDAKYGEWLGCHMIGAGVTDMIAEAVLGRKLETTGHEVLKTIHPHPTMSEAVMEAVADAYGEVIHL; from the coding sequence ATGAGCAAATATGATGTCATCGTATTAGGAAGCGGTCCTGGAGGATATGTTACTGCAATACGTGCCAGCCAGTTAGGACTTAAGACTGCTGTAGTAGAAAAAGAAAGCCTAGGTGGTGTATGTTTAAACTGGGGTTGCATCCCTACAAAAGCATTATTAAAAAGTGCTCAAGTTTTTGAATATTTAAAACACGCCGAAGATTACGGTTTAAAAGTAGATGGTGCAGATAAAGACTTTGCAGCTGTAGTTAAACGTAGTCGTGGTGTTGCAGAAGGAATGAGCAAAGGTGTTCAATTCCTTATGAAGAAGAACAAAATTGATGTTATAAACGGCTATGGTAAAGTAAAACCAGGTAAGAAAATTGACGTTGATGGAAAAGAGTATAGTGCAGATCATATCATCATAGCTACTGGTGCACGCTCTAGAGAATTGCCTAGTTTGCCACAAGATGGTGAAAAAGTAATTGGATACCGTCAAGCCATGACACTTCCTGAACAACCAAAATCTATGATTGTTGTAGGTTCTGGAGCTATAGGTGTCGAATTTGCTAGTTTTTACAATAGCATGGGCACAGACGTGACCATTGTAGAATTTATGCCTAATGTGGTTCCAGTAGAAGATGAGGATGTATCAAAACAATTTGAGCGCTCACTAAAAAAAGCTGGAATTAAGATCATGACCAGTTCTTCTGTAGAGAAGGTTGAAAAAACTGATAACGGCGTAAAAGCCACAGTTAAAACCAAAAAAGGTGAAGAGACATTAGAAGCTGATATTGTTTTATCTGCTGTAGGTATCAAAACCAATATTGAAAATATAGGTCTGGAAGATGTAGGTATCGTAACAGACCGTGATAAAATTATAGTAAACGACTTTTACCAAACTAACATGCCCGGTTACTACGCTATAGGTGATGTAACTAAAGGCCCAGCTCTAGCACACGTTGCTTCTGCAGAGGGAATTACTTGTGTTGAAAAAATTGCAGGCATTAATGTTGAAAAAATAGATTATTCAAACATTCCAGGATGTACGTATGCAACACCAGAGATAGCAAGTGTTGGGATGACAGAAAAGCAAGCAAAAGAAGCTGGTTACGAACTCAAGATTGGCAAATTTCCATTTTCTGCTTCTGGAAAGGCAAGTGCTGCAGGAACGAAAGACGGGTTTGTAAAGGTTATTTTTGACGCAAAATATGGAGAGTGGCTCGGGTGCCACATGATAGGTGCGGGTGTGACAGATATGATCGCAGAGGCTGTCTTAGGGCGTAAGCTAGAAACTACTGGCCATGAAGTTTTAAAAACTATTCACCCTCACCCTACAATGAGTGAGGCTGTAATGGAAGCGGTGGCAGATGCTTATGGTGAAGTGATTCACTTATAA
- a CDS encoding cell division protein ZapA, giving the protein MADKLKIKLSIADRVYPLTIDPAQEEGLRKAAKDIEAMVKQFEQNYAVRDKQDVLAMCALQFASKVTQKTINEDSLSEETAARLEKLALLLDETLT; this is encoded by the coding sequence ATGGCAGATAAGCTCAAAATTAAGTTGTCTATTGCAGATCGAGTGTACCCACTTACTATCGATCCAGCTCAAGAAGAAGGGTTGCGTAAAGCGGCCAAAGATATTGAGGCGATGGTTAAGCAATTTGAACAAAATTATGCCGTTAGAGATAAGCAAGATGTTTTAGCCATGTGCGCTTTACAGTTTGCTTCTAAGGTTACCCAAAAAACTATAAATGAAGATTCTTTGAGTGAGGAAACTGCAGCAAGATTAGAAAAGCTTGCGTTACTTCTCGATGAGACATTAACATAG
- a CDS encoding glucose-1-phosphate adenylyltransferase yields MNKKVIAIILGGGQGSRLYPLTAQRSKPAVPIAGKYRLVDIPISNCLNSNIKRMFVLTQFNSASLNKHIKHTYQFSYFSDAFVDILAAEQTPENKGWFQGTADAVRQSLHHFKGYESEYVMILSGDQLYQMDFNKMLQAHIKSEAKITIASLPVNAKDATSFGILKTDETNTITSFIEKPDEGILHDWESEVSSGMKSQGKNYLASMGIYIFNKDLLIELLEGTYTMDFGKEIIPQSIENHKVLSYPYEGYWTDIGNIDSFFEANIDLTADLPKFNLFNKGQTILTRPRVLPPTKISGTTLEKSIIAEGSIIHGSRIANSVIGIRARIGRGTVIESSYIMGSNRFLDLEEINNARANGIPHVGIGDRCFLTNCIIDKNAKIGDDVRITGGKHLEDVETETYVIRDGIVVIKNGATIASGTII; encoded by the coding sequence ATGAACAAGAAAGTAATTGCCATTATTTTAGGAGGAGGTCAGGGTTCAAGACTCTATCCATTAACTGCACAGCGTTCAAAACCAGCAGTACCTATTGCAGGAAAATACAGACTTGTAGATATACCTATTTCTAATTGTTTAAATTCAAATATCAAGAGGATGTTTGTCTTAACCCAATTTAATTCGGCTTCACTTAATAAGCATATTAAGCACACTTATCAATTCTCTTATTTTTCAGACGCTTTTGTAGATATACTCGCAGCTGAGCAAACACCAGAAAATAAAGGCTGGTTTCAGGGTACAGCAGATGCTGTGCGACAAAGCCTTCATCATTTTAAGGGGTATGAATCTGAGTACGTTATGATACTTTCTGGAGATCAATTGTACCAAATGGATTTTAATAAGATGCTCCAAGCTCATATAAAGTCTGAGGCAAAGATTACGATAGCATCATTACCTGTGAATGCAAAAGATGCAACTTCTTTTGGTATTTTAAAAACAGACGAGACTAATACAATAACTTCATTTATTGAGAAGCCAGATGAAGGTATTTTACATGACTGGGAGTCTGAAGTATCCTCAGGGATGAAATCTCAAGGTAAAAACTACTTAGCCTCTATGGGGATTTATATATTTAATAAAGATCTTCTTATAGAACTCCTCGAAGGTACTTATACTATGGATTTTGGAAAAGAAATTATCCCTCAATCTATTGAAAATCATAAGGTTTTAAGTTATCCTTATGAAGGATATTGGACTGATATAGGAAATATTGATTCTTTTTTTGAGGCAAATATTGATCTCACGGCAGATTTACCAAAGTTTAATTTGTTTAATAAAGGACAAACTATTTTAACGCGCCCTCGCGTACTTCCTCCAACTAAAATTTCTGGCACTACATTAGAAAAATCCATTATAGCAGAAGGGAGTATCATACACGGCAGCCGTATTGCAAATTCTGTCATAGGAATTAGAGCTAGAATTGGTCGAGGTACGGTTATAGAGAGCAGTTATATAATGGGAAGTAATCGGTTTTTAGACTTAGAGGAAATTAATAATGCTAGAGCAAATGGCATTCCTCATGTAGGAATAGGAGATCGTTGTTTTTTAACAAATTGTATTATTGATAAAAATGCAAAAATAGGAGATGATGTTAGAATAACAGGAGGCAAGCACTTAGAAGATGTTGAGACAGAAACGTACGTCATACGTGATGGTATTGTAGTCATTAAAAATGGTGCAACCATCGCATCAGGAACTATTATATAA
- the murQ gene encoding N-acetylmuramic acid 6-phosphate etherase — translation MSFKKITEQDSNYDHLEKMNTKELLTNINNEDKKVSDAVQEVIPQIENLVDKILLKLKGGGRLFYMGAGTSGRLGILDASECPPTFGVSPDIVVGIIAGGDKAIRDAVEFAEDSINQGWEDLKGYQISEKDVVIGIAASGTTPYVIGALKSCNDNNILTASISCNPNSPLSNTAKYPIDVIVGPEFVTGSSRMKAGTAQKLILNMISTATMIKLGHVKGNKMVDMQLSNDKLVARGLKMIMSELNIQETEAKKLLLEHGSVRKAIESYAHQ, via the coding sequence GTGAGTTTTAAAAAAATTACTGAACAAGATTCAAATTATGATCATCTAGAAAAGATGAACACAAAAGAATTATTGACAAATATTAATAATGAAGATAAAAAGGTATCAGACGCTGTTCAAGAGGTGATACCTCAGATAGAGAACCTCGTAGATAAAATTCTACTCAAATTAAAAGGTGGGGGTAGATTATTTTACATGGGCGCTGGTACTAGTGGAAGATTAGGTATTCTTGACGCAAGTGAATGCCCACCTACTTTTGGAGTTTCCCCTGATATAGTTGTAGGTATAATAGCTGGTGGAGATAAGGCTATAAGAGACGCTGTTGAATTTGCTGAAGACAGTATTAATCAAGGCTGGGAAGACTTAAAAGGATATCAGATTTCAGAAAAAGATGTTGTTATAGGCATCGCAGCATCAGGTACTACTCCTTATGTGATAGGGGCACTTAAATCATGTAATGACAACAATATACTAACTGCTTCCATAAGCTGTAACCCAAATAGTCCTCTGTCTAATACAGCAAAATATCCAATTGATGTTATAGTAGGACCTGAATTTGTCACTGGTAGTTCTCGTATGAAAGCTGGTACAGCTCAAAAACTTATCCTTAATATGATTTCTACTGCTACAATGATAAAGCTTGGACACGTAAAAGGGAATAAAATGGTAGATATGCAATTGAGCAACGACAAACTCGTGGCGAGAGGTTTAAAAATGATAATGTCAGAGTTAAACATTCAGGAGACGGAAGCTAAGAAATTATTATTGGAGCACGGTAGTGTTAGAAAAGCCATTGAGAGCTATGCACACCAATAA
- the msrB gene encoding peptide-methionine (R)-S-oxide reductase MsrB → MKKIVLIVALCGLFTSCNSNAQETKEEPFEVQKTEAQWKAELTADQFYILRKEGTERPFSSPLNDIKEPGTFKCAGCNTPLFETAHKFDSGTGWPSFDRPIEGNVAYSTDRKLGYTRKEEHCATCGGHLGHVFNDGPKATTGKRHCINGDALVFVPQSN, encoded by the coding sequence ATGAAAAAAATAGTTCTAATAGTCGCACTATGTGGTTTATTTACAAGCTGCAACAGTAATGCACAAGAAACAAAAGAAGAACCTTTTGAGGTTCAAAAAACCGAAGCCCAATGGAAAGCTGAACTGACAGCAGATCAATTCTACATTTTGCGTAAGGAAGGAACAGAACGACCTTTCTCTAGCCCGTTAAACGATATTAAAGAACCAGGAACCTTTAAATGTGCAGGTTGCAACACGCCTCTATTTGAAACAGCACATAAATTTGATAGTGGCACTGGCTGGCCAAGTTTTGACAGACCTATCGAGGGTAATGTAGCCTATAGTACAGATCGCAAACTAGGATATACCAGAAAAGAAGAGCATTGTGCAACTTGTGGTGGTCACTTAGGACATGTATTTAATGATGGACCTAAAGCAACTACAGGAAAAAGACATTGTATAAACGGAGATGCTTTGGTATTTGTACCACAATCAAATTAA